ATAGTAGATGAGCAGTTAGCGGGTCATCTTGAAGGCATTGAGTCCATGAGAACTCTATCAAACAACTTGGTAAAGCATTATTCCAAGTTTGAAATCAAGCCAACATACATGATTGTTGAAGGTGACGAAGTTTGTACTGCTTGGGTAATTGATGCCATCACTGATACTGGCGTCCCAATTCACGCTGTGGGTGCGAATTTTTGTCGATTTCAAGACAACAAAATAGTCTATATGCAGAACTTTCATGACACTATTCCTTTCGCCTCTGACACAGCCTACAAAAAACTACGTCATTAGTTAGTTTCAGCTTTTTTACTCACGTTAATAAGAAAGTCCTCTCGTATACAAAGAAGGAAGGAAAGTCAGAATGAACACTAGAAAAGTAATTGAGAACTACTACGAATATCTTAACAGTGGGTTTGCCCAAGGAGACCTAAGTAAATGGGTGGGGATATTCGCCGAAGACTTTGTGATGGACGAGCAGTTAGCAGGTCGCCAAGAAGGGGTTCAACCGATGGCAATCCTGGCAGACAAGATGCTAGAGGGCTACAAAAAATGGATTATGCATCTTCGGAAAGTGCTTGTTGAAGGAGACCAGGCTTTCGTCCTTTGGGAGGTTGAGGCAACTACTTCTAATGGTGTTGACATTAACACTAAAGGTGCTAACTACTACCGAGTTAAAAATGACAAAGTTATTTACTTGAGCAACTACCACGATTCTGTTCCATTCAATACCGATGTTGCTTTTACCTCAATGCGTACTTAATAACTGAATGATCATCCTGATGTGAAAAAACTACTGACAGTGGTTTGAGAGATGAGTGTAGATAATTAGTCTTTGAAGACGCGATAAATCGCGTCTCTACATCAGGGTTTTGGACTTATCTAAACTGTATTGTCCTCAAATCCACTTGTCAGTCCATTTCATAGTTACGTAAGTTTAGATCAATCCAGAGGGCTTTATGCAAAAGCAAACTTTACAAACCTTAGAAATTGTTGAAGCTAAAAAGACCAGCAAACTGAGTGGCAAACTGGCTTTAGTCACCGGTGCAAGCCGTGGTATAGGAAAAGGAATTGCTGAAGCTCTTGCCGCAGCTGGTGCAAATGTTGTCGTGAACTATCGATCGCGGGAGAAAGAGGCAATAGAAACTTGCGCCGTGATTAGAGAATTTGGAGGTCGCACCTTAGCTATAGCTGCCGATGTCTCACAAGCCTCTGAAGTCAACCGTATGCTAAAAAGCATTGAGCAAGAAATGGGGCCTGTGGAAATCCTAGTGAACAATGCAGGCGGCGGCTATCGTGTACCACTCGATACTATCCAGGAGCAAGACTTGGATAAGTTAATTGCAATGAATCTCAAGTCTACATTCCTAGTTACGCAGGCCATACTGCCTAGTATGCGTGCCGCTCGATGGGGACGAATTATTAATGTGTCCTCAATAGCAGCATTCACTGGTGGAGCTGTTGGCCCGCATTATGCTGCAACTAAAGCAGGTCAGTTGGGACTGACTCATTCTTATGCTTCCCTTCTAGCGAAAGAAGGGATTACCGTTAATGCGATCGCGCCAGCGCTGATTGAAACTGATGCCGTAATTGAAAATATTAAAGTTAACCCTGAAGAGGTAATACCCGTGGGTCGTTTCGGTACTTTAGAAGAAGTTGGTCAGGTAGCGGTACTGCTTGCAAACAATGGTTTTATTACTGGCCAAACTATCAACATTAACGGCGGTTTGTACATGAGTTAAGAGCATTGTTAATGCTCAGATGCTCTCTGAAATTTACATTTGCAGATATCCCTGTTGCAATGCACAGCAGCAAGATTATATCTACCCATCCTAAAGCAGGTCGTTTTTCTCACAAAGGTAAAATTCATGGTTCAAAGTCCAGCAGAAACGACTACATCCAGAACGCAAGAAACTCTCCAGTTGGTTAAAACATGGTATGCAGAATTTGCCAAGGGCAATATGCAGGGTGTACTGGATATGGTAACAGATGATATTGAATGGGAAGTACCCGGACCCACACAAGTAGTACCCTGGTGTGGTAAGCGACAAGGGCGCGATCAAGTAGCTGAATATTTCGCTCTCATTGATGAGACAGTAAAGGTCAATTTTTTTCAGCTACAGGAAATTGTTGCTCAAGACGACAAAGCAATGACTCTCAACCATGAAAGAGCCTCTAATAGGGCTACTAATAGAGTTTATGATGTGCCAATTGTCCATTTTATTGTTGTCCGTGATGGCAAGATTGCTAAATTCAATGGCTTCATGGAAACAAATTCTCTAGTTGCTGCTTTTCTCGATCGTAATGTTTAATCGGGAACTAAACAGGAAGTTTGCAAATTAAAAACCTTCCTAAATGCATCTGCCAAGATTTTTGCTGTTGTAAATCGTTATACCATTTTTAATTGTTGCAAGAGGTTTGTATGAATACGAAAGAAGTAGTTGACAAATACTTTGATGCTGTAAACGCTGGTGATTGGGAAACTTGGCTAACACTATTCGACGACAATGTTGTTATGGACGAACAACTTGCAGGTCGTATCGAAGGTGTCGAGTCCTTAAGAGGAGGAATTGATGGACTTAAAAAGGGCTACTCCAGTTTTCAAAATCGTCCTTTACATATAGTTGTTCAAGGTAACGAAGCCAGCGTTGTATGGCACATTGAGGCAGCTAATGCTAGCGGTGTACCAATAGATGCTAGAGGCTCAAATTATTTTCAGATAAAGGACGGCAAGATTGCTTACATGGCAAACTTCCACGATACACTGCCATTTGGCCCTTTTGTTAATCAAAAGTTGAATTGACCAGAAGAACTGTATTCCTTAGACCTCTTGCTAAAATCCTTCTTTTCATCTTCTTCTTTGCGTGAGACAAAAAAATATTTATGCAAGAGGTTTCTTCAATAAAGGAATACAGAATAGATTTACTCATCCTTATACCAATTCCAAGTCAAGTCGCACATCAGGAACAGCATAGAACTCCTGGTGAGTAAAGAAAATATTCTATGCAGCTTCAAACAACGTTGGTATTAACACTAGTTCAAAGACTACGGAGAACCAAAAGATGGCTTCGCTAACTTTTTCTCAAGTGGCATTTACTTGCAAAGACCCGATCGCTACCGAAATCTTCTATGCTAAAAACTTTGGTTTTAAGCGGGCTAGGGTGGCAAAACTGCCAGATGGCGGTCAGATTGTCTTCATCAAGATGAGTGATTATCCATTCTACTTTGAGCTTTTTAAGGCTAAAGAGGAGCTTCCTATAGCCCCTCCGATTAATGATGGACCTGAGTACCCCTCAGTGCGTCACCTTGCTTTTAAAGTCGATAATGTGGATGCTAAACTAGCTGAAATGGGCGACGATGCTAAGATTACTTTAGGACCTTTTAACTTTGATGAATATATCCCTGGATGGCGCACTGTTTGGGTAGCAGATCCAGACGGTAGAATTATTGAGATAAGTCAAGGATTTGTTGACCAAGATAATCCTCCTCCATTGGAGGCAGATTTGCGCCTGCCAGCTTTCACAATCTAAGAAAATTCCACAAGCTTCTCTTTAATGCTTGTTTTGACTCTATAAGGAACCTCAAACTTTGTCGGGCGTGCTTTTGACGCTTTGACTTTGCTTCCCATAACAAAGAAGAAGGGAGCAGTGCGATTTTGTTAGGTGCTAAAAATTAGGGGTATAAATCACCTATTTAATAGTGCGTAAGCGTCGGCATAGCCTATTGCAGACATTGCAGCTAAATAGCTCATTTCTATTGAGAATATAGCTATGTAACTGAGAATTAAAACTCGATCTAACAAAATTACATTACTTCCTTTTTCCTATTGCAATCTGAATTAGCAAACTAAATTATCAGAGCTTGCTAACAAGCTGCAAACTTGTATGGAATGTAGAGGAGAAAGGAGCAGGAGGCAAACGAGAAAGAAATAACTTGATGTGATGTAGAACTTTATCGGGAGAACAACTGTTCATGTTTAATCTGAAAAAATTCCTGATAGTTATCTTGATAGCGGCGTTTTCTTTTGTTTCATTCAATGTAAGCTTGAAAGCCGCCCAAGGAACTGAACAAAGCAATAGTTCTCATACAGAATATTCGCCTTTTATCACTGTTGCATCAAACACACCTACTCCAACTTACTCCTTATTTGACAGTCAGTTTAAGTTTTTAGCAGAAGGAAAAGATACAGCAGACGGGTACTCAGCATACCAGGTTACAATTGAAAAACACAATGGTGGGCTTCCAATAGCATTCCACTACCGCGACGTTACAGCGCTTCTGGTCTTAGACGGACAATTGGGACTAAAAGTGAATGGTGATGTCGTGAATGCGCCCCCTGGAACTTTTGCCTATATTCCTGCCAAGTCACGATATGCAATTACAAATAGTGGGACGGAACCTGCTAAATTCCTGTTATATAGTTTTAATGAAGGGTCTTCTAAGTCACCAACACCTCTGGAAAAATTGATAAAAACAGCGGGTGTGCCAGTAGACAACTTCTCTGGATGGTCTTCGCCAGTGGGTAATCGGCGTTTAATTGAAAAGATCGCTCTCAAAAACGGAATAGATTTTCGCGCACCCTTTTATGCTTTTAATTTCTACGGATTTTTTAACCGTTTTAATTTTCGCGCACCTTTTTATGCTTTTAATAAAAACAAAGCGAATCACAATTACCTAGTGGTACTACCAGATGCACGCGATCGCCCAGTGTACGATTCGATAGGCGGCAGATATACATATTTAGCAACTGATGAAGAGACTAATGGGAAGTTTACATTCGCCAGTGTGGTAAATCCAGCAGGGAATGCTATTGTACCGCACCGTCACAATAATGAAGATGAGTTGTACTCTATCTTAAGTGGTGGAGATTTTTCAATCCTGATGAATGACAAAATTACGACTGCAACTCCTGGAACCTTTGCTTTGCTTGGCAGAGGGCATCAGCACGCATGGATAACCACTGGAACGACAGAAACACGGTTGATATGTTTGTTTACTCCTGCATTTTTTGGGAATTTCTTCAAGGATGTAGGTACTCCAGTAACTGACCTAAATGCACCGATTGCACCATCTGCTTCCCCAGAAAAAATCGCGTCAATCGCTATTAACAAATACCACATAGAATTTGTGAACCAGCCTAACTGGCCTCCTCAGGTCAACTGAAAATACTCCAGCTGGCAGGAGCGAGAAAATGAAAAAAGGGAGGCATGACTTTCCCAGACTAGTAAAAATGCTGTACCTGGACTAAATAACTAACTTTTACCTATTTAATAGTGCGTAAGCGTCGGCATAGCCTGTTGCAGACATTGCAGTGAAATAGCTCATTTCTATTGAGAATATAGCTATGTAACTGAGAATTAAAACTCGATCTAACAAAATCACATTGCTTCTTTTTTGCTATTGCAACCTGAATTAGCAAACTAAATTATCAGAGCTTGCTAATGGACTGCAAACTTGCATGGAATGTAGAGGAGAAAAGAGCAGGAAAGAACTTGATGTGATGTAGAACTTTATCGGGAGAACAACTGTTTATGTTTAATCTGAAAAAATTTCTAATAGTTATCTTGATAGTGGCGTTTTCTTTTGTTTCATTTAACATAAGCTTGAAAGCCGCCCAAGGAACTGAACGAATCCGGAATTATTATAGCCCGGAACCTCAAAATTTCGTAACCGTTACACCGGACCAACCAACTCCAACTTACACTTTAGCGAACACTTCAACATTTAAGTTTCTAATACAAGGAGAAGATACAGGCGGACAGTATTCAGTAAATTTAGTTACACTTTCACGACAGGGTGACGGGTTGCCATTAGCAGTTCACCACAATGATAGTGATGTGCTTGTAGTGCTAGATGGAGAGTTAAGACTAGATTTAGATGGAAAGAGCGTGAGTGCGCCCTCCGGAACCTTCGCTTACCTCCCTCCCAAATTACCACACGCAATTAGAAATAGTGGTACTCAACCAGCTAAATTCCTTTTATACAATTTTCCTGAAAAGCCCTCCCGGTCTTTGGCAACACCTTTGGAAAGGTTTATAAAAGCAGCTGGTATGCCAGTGGCTAACTTATATACTCCGTCTTTTCCATTTTACAATTGGGCATTTCCTAATTGGGCATTTCCTAATTGGGCAAGAAAAATGTATGTGATCGGTATGCAAAATGGAATAGAATTTATAGCACCTTTTAATAAACAATACAAACCAGATCGCAAGTATATAATAGTGCCACCAGATGCACACGATCGTCCAGTATATGATGCGTTGGGTGGCCGATATACACTTTTAGCAACTGGTGAAGAGACTGGCGGGAATTTTGGATTTGTTAGTTTTGAAAATCCACCGGGAGCTGCAACTCCACCGCATAAACACCCCTTTGAAGATGAGGGTTACTTTCATGTGAGTGGAGGGGCTTTTACAGTCCAGATGAAGCAAGAAACTATGACTGTAACTCCTGGTTCTTGGGCTTTCCTTCCAAGAAAACACACACATGGATTTATAACCTCTGGAGAAACGCCAGCATATTTGGTTACTGTAATTACTCCTGCAAAATTTTTGGAATTCTTCAAGGATGTAGGCGTGGAAGTGAAAGATCGTTCTGCACCAATTGCTCCTCCCATAGACTTGCAAAAAATCATAACAATTGCTACGCAAAAATATGGATTAGAGTTTGTGCCTCCCATACCTATACCTAGTCCATGAAATCCAGCGATCTCTGGAGCGAGAGAATAGAAAAAGAGAGGTATGACTTTCCCAGACTAGTAAAAATGCTGTACCTAGACTAAGTAACTTTCCTTAGACAGGTGAACGTATGGGAAAGACCTCTCGCCTTGATCATGCATTATTTTTCTTCTGTCAAACTGGGACAAGTAAAATCGCGCTCCACCTGCTCCCAACAAAGCTAAGATTTCATCCCTAGTCTGGCAAAAAAAGATAAAATTTGAAACCCTTTACTCATGAAATACATATCTGCGTGATGATTATGAAAAAATTATCAACGTTTACCGTTGTTACAACGCTTTTTGTTGCTTGTTTGAGCCTAAAGCCTGCATCCGCAAGTACGTTGGGCATTACATCTTCTGAGACAGGTTTGGAGGATTTCATATTCGTTGCACCAGAAGACACACAACCAACTTACTCTTTGGCGGGAATTGAGTTTGAGTTTTTAACATCTGGAGTTGATAGTAAAGGAAAATACTCAGCATACCTGGCTACGTTCCCACAGGGTGGTACGCTTCCATTGGCAATCCACAGCAATGATAGTGAAGCGGTCACGGTTCTGGACGGGCAGTTAACACTAAATTTGGAAGGGCAAACTGTGAATGCGCCGTCCGGAAGTTTCTTTTACCTTCCTGCCAAGCGCCCCCGTGCAATCATAAATAATCAAACAACGCCAGCAAGAGCCTTAGTGTACAATTTTTTCGAGGAAAGACCTTCAAATTCTTTTGTAACACCTGTGGAAAACTTGATTAAGCAAGCAGGTGTGCAACTTGACAATTCTTCTGGTTCGTCTCCAGATGCCAATGACCTAGCAACAATCGTAGCGATCGCTCTTAACAATGGAATACAATTTATTCCCACTGAGGAACCTGGGGTTTCATCGGGTACACCTATCGGCTCCATCTCTGTCCCTGAACCCTCTAGTGATTCTTCTCTGTTGGTAGTTGCGACTTATTTAACTACTGGATGGGTTTTGAAACGGAAACAGCAAAAGCGTTAGGTAACTTTGATGCCGATGCGATCGCCAGTACTTTGCCAAAGAGTTTCTTGACAAGAGGCAGAGCCTCTCGGAACTCGTTCCCAGCCTCCAGGCTGGGAACGAGGATACAATAAGTCTCTGGGCTTTTCTTAGTGCCATTCGGTAATGCCAGCTAGAAAGCTTTACTTACACTGAAAACTTAAAAATTGGGCATTTTGGCTTTTGGAAAGATATACGAGTGATTGGAGATGAACTAACCCGACTTAAGCTTCGCTTACTAGAAGTCAAAAGTCGGGTTTTGTTATATAGCAGTCGCCAAAGCCGTTAGGACAGTTTGCGGGAAACGCGTCTTCAACAGCGTACTTTGTGATTTTATTGCTGTCCTAAGCTCCCTGTCTGTTGCTATATTTGGTTAAAAAATAAATTGCATTCGTAAGTAACCCACGTAGATAGTCGGATTATCAGAAAAATTATTTGGGTTCCAGATTGCATAAGCAGATGGGTTAATTGCGATATTGTTGGAGAGGGGCAAGAAATAGGTGGCTTCTAACTCATATTGGTTTCCACCATCGCCACCAGTAGAAACAAGGTATTCTCGACCTTCAGTAACAGAATAGGGAACTGTATAAGAAAGGACGCCTATTGCTCCTTCACTACCCAGGTCTGGGAAAGCAAGTCCTATTTGATAGGATTGAGCATTCACATTACCATTAGACACACCTGGAGTTGCTGGTTCTAAATCGATCCTAGAGTAAGAATAGCGTCCAAAGACCCCAAATTTTTGATTTAACAACCAGTCTGCACTTACACTAAAGGCGTTAGAACTCCCTCCTCTGAGGGGACCACCACGCCCGTCATCAGCTAATCCTATAATAGGTCTTTCAAAAATTTGTCCTATTTGGTTAGTTCCTTGATTGCCCTTGACATAGGTAAACCTGATGTTGGCATTCCGGGTTGGAGAGTAAGTCAACATAGCCGTCAGCGAGTTAGTGCGGTTAGACCCAAACAACCCCCTAGTGGGGTCAGATGCAGCATTAGTAGGTAAAAACTCGTTACTCTCCGCTAAATATCCAGAAGATAATGTAAGTTGGTCACTTAATTTCCATGACACGACTGCACCTGCACCCCGTACAGTAGTAATCAGTGTGGGACTATTTACAGCGTTGAAGCTTCCTGCTCCCCCTGCGTAAGGGTTGGTAAATCTATTAATGTCGAAAAGGGTTAGCCAATTGATGCGTGGACCAACTGTTACCTGAAATGATTCTGTAATCGGAAAGGAGTAGTATAAATCAAAGACTGTTAAGCTATCAAGTTGGGTACCAGCAAGAAAATCTCCTAAAGGCAATCCCAAAGTACTAATTCCACCAGAGCCGTACTCGGTAGTGACAGGGGTTCTAGAATTACCAGCAGCAAGTTGCAGTACTAGAGAGTCTTTACCAGTAAAAGATGTGTTAAGTCCCAGAACTGTTTGATAACTGAAAGTGATATTAGGTTTACTGTTAACAAGTTCTACTTCAGGTATGCCACCCACACGACGCCCAGTTTCTCTTTTCACAGAACCATTGGTGGTGGCTCCAACAATATTAAACGAAACCAAACCATTCAGTTTAGTTGTTGTGGAGAATTCATTGGCCTCTAGTTCAGCAATATGAGTTTCTAAAGTATCAACTCGACCCCGTAGTGTAGTTAATTCAGCAGTAAACTCCTCTTGCAGTCTTCGCAGAGTTTCTAAATCTTCTGTTGTAACTTTGTCAGATGTACCAGCAGGAATAAATTCCTTAATCCGATCAAGCACTGCATTTAAACTTGCAGCAAATTCATAGCGTGTTAGCGCCTGATTACCTCTAAACGTGTTATCTGAATATCCAGCGATTCCGCCGTAACGTTCAATCAAAGACTGTAGGGCAGTGTATGCCCAATCACTGGGTTGTACATCAGATAGTTCAGAGACATCAGTTATCTGAGTCATTAGAGCATGAATATTTCCTTGCTGTTTGGATTGAATTGAACGATCCAGATTCAAATCATAATCACCAATTTGAGAATTTGCTGCTGATGTTGTTGTTAGTTCTGTGGTATCTAGTTTGCCTGGAATTAGAGTTGTAGCGTTTGATGATTTATTTACTTCTGGTGCTGCTAAAACAGAGGAAAAACCTGTTGCAATCCAACTAAAATTACCAGAAATCAAGGTGAAAAATATTATCTGCTTAAAAGGGAAACGTGATTTCACTGCTCTCTCCTTGATCGCACCACTCATATAGCTAAAAACAGGTGTTTTACCTTAATTCACATACTTTAACTTTTGCCAACGTATATTAGTAGACTGGCTCTCCAGCAGCCCAGTACTCATTAGTAACAAAGCGAAAAATATATTTAGGTTCAACAAAGTTTTCCATATCTGGCATAACTTTATCTTGATACTCTGGCGACTTCATCATTTTTTCAATTGCCTGCGTGTCGTCAAACCAAATTTGCTCAACACCGTCAAAACTAGATTCACCAATTACATAAAAATAATCTTGTACATGGCATTGAACATAACGTCGTATACCAGGTAGATTCAGTACAAGGGAGCTATGAGTTTCCAGCCAATATTGGCGAAATTCAGCCAATGACATACCAGGTTTACGCTTCAGTAGAATAAACATTTTGACTAAGCTAGATTCTTGTTTGAGTGCGTCTTTTTCCTTCAGGACATAATCTTCTGTATCCAAAACGAATATTTGCCAGAATGCAACAAAGTTAGGTTCATCGGGTCTAGCTCCTTGTATATACTCTTTAGACTGAATTGCCTCTAGCATTGCATTCTCATTTTCAAACCAACTTTCACTTACTCCACCACTAAAAAGATCATTTCCTTGGTCTTCTAAAAAGGGAATTTTAAAAGAGATAAGGTAAGGCTTTAGGTGAGGCATTTTTATTGCTAGAGGTACATGATTTTCCTTCCAGTGACGTTGAAATTCTTCTTCGGTTATTCCTGGCTTAGGAGGAACAAAAATCATTCGATGAATCATAATATGGTTTCCTTATTAAGTAAATTGTTGCTATTTCAGAATAATTAATGATGTCAATAGATACTCATTTCAAGTCAAAAATGATGCATTTATGCGTCTGAATGCGGATTTTCGGCTTTTGGAATTTGTTTGATATTCTTTTAAGAGGATCAACAAAGATAAGAACACTTAGACTTACAGCACTTCCGTTAGCTATGAGGTACATCCTAAAATCTGAAAGCTTTGATAGGAGAGGACAAGAAGAAAAACCGTATTGCATAATAGCCGGAAGCGCTGTAAATAAGGTTTGTACTTTTGTTATTAGAAATAGCAAACAAGCTTTATAATCCAATCTAAGTTAGCAAAAGCACCTTTTTAAACATAAGTGATTTTTCTAAAATGACACATAATTTTACTCTGAACGTTTTAAAGTTTAGAGAGCAAAAAGCACCACTACAAGGGTAAATATTTAGGGTCAAGTTTGGATTTTTTCGATATTAAAATTAGATTGATTACACGCCGGAGTAAAAAAAACTATAAAATCTATTGAAGATATATTTGTTTGCAATAGGTCTCGTTGTTTTGGAATTAGCTTACCAATGACAAAATTTACTAGAGAAAATTAGATTAGCAGACTACTAGCAAAAGAATACAAACTATTTATGAAATATCCACCCTTGTTATAATGCTTGGTGCTTATTAAACTTATAGCGTTTCCCTCTTCTAAGA
This portion of the Nostoc sp. GT001 genome encodes:
- a CDS encoding cupin domain-containing protein, yielding MKKLSTFTVVTTLFVACLSLKPASASTLGITSSETGLEDFIFVAPEDTQPTYSLAGIEFEFLTSGVDSKGKYSAYLATFPQGGTLPLAIHSNDSEAVTVLDGQLTLNLEGQTVNAPSGSFFYLPAKRPRAIINNQTTPARALVYNFFEERPSNSFVTPVENLIKQAGVQLDNSSGSSPDANDLATIVAIALNNGIQFIPTEEPGVSSGTPIGSISVPEPSSDSSLLVVATYLTTGWVLKRKQQKR
- a CDS encoding nuclear transport factor 2 family protein, which translates into the protein MANIRELMTTYYKSGTERDWSTWLSLLDDKIIVDEQLAGHLEGIESMRTLSNNLVKHYSKFEIKPTYMIVEGDEVCTAWVIDAITDTGVPIHAVGANFCRFQDNKIVYMQNFHDTIPFASDTAYKKLRH
- a CDS encoding iron uptake porin, with amino-acid sequence MKSRFPFKQIIFFTLISGNFSWIATGFSSVLAAPEVNKSSNATTLIPGKLDTTELTTTSAANSQIGDYDLNLDRSIQSKQQGNIHALMTQITDVSELSDVQPSDWAYTALQSLIERYGGIAGYSDNTFRGNQALTRYEFAASLNAVLDRIKEFIPAGTSDKVTTEDLETLRRLQEEFTAELTTLRGRVDTLETHIAELEANEFSTTTKLNGLVSFNIVGATTNGSVKRETGRRVGGIPEVELVNSKPNITFSYQTVLGLNTSFTGKDSLVLQLAAGNSRTPVTTEYGSGGISTLGLPLGDFLAGTQLDSLTVFDLYYSFPITESFQVTVGPRINWLTLFDINRFTNPYAGGAGSFNAVNSPTLITTVRGAGAVVSWKLSDQLTLSSGYLAESNEFLPTNAASDPTRGLFGSNRTNSLTAMLTYSPTRNANIRFTYVKGNQGTNQIGQIFERPIIGLADDGRGGPLRGGSSNAFSVSADWLLNQKFGVFGRYSYSRIDLEPATPGVSNGNVNAQSYQIGLAFPDLGSEGAIGVLSYTVPYSVTEGREYLVSTGGDGGNQYELEATYFLPLSNNIAINPSAYAIWNPNNFSDNPTIYVGYLRMQFIF
- a CDS encoding nuclear transport factor 2 family protein; translated protein: MNTKEVVDKYFDAVNAGDWETWLTLFDDNVVMDEQLAGRIEGVESLRGGIDGLKKGYSSFQNRPLHIVVQGNEASVVWHIEAANASGVPIDARGSNYFQIKDGKIAYMANFHDTLPFGPFVNQKLN
- a CDS encoding EthD domain-containing protein, which codes for MIHRMIFVPPKPGITEEEFQRHWKENHVPLAIKMPHLKPYLISFKIPFLEDQGNDLFSGGVSESWFENENAMLEAIQSKEYIQGARPDEPNFVAFWQIFVLDTEDYVLKEKDALKQESSLVKMFILLKRKPGMSLAEFRQYWLETHSSLVLNLPGIRRYVQCHVQDYFYVIGESSFDGVEQIWFDDTQAIEKMMKSPEYQDKVMPDMENFVEPKYIFRFVTNEYWAAGEPVY
- a CDS encoding cupin domain-containing protein — its product is MFNLKKFLIVILIVAFSFVSFNISLKAAQGTERIRNYYSPEPQNFVTVTPDQPTPTYTLANTSTFKFLIQGEDTGGQYSVNLVTLSRQGDGLPLAVHHNDSDVLVVLDGELRLDLDGKSVSAPSGTFAYLPPKLPHAIRNSGTQPAKFLLYNFPEKPSRSLATPLERFIKAAGMPVANLYTPSFPFYNWAFPNWAFPNWARKMYVIGMQNGIEFIAPFNKQYKPDRKYIIVPPDAHDRPVYDALGGRYTLLATGEETGGNFGFVSFENPPGAATPPHKHPFEDEGYFHVSGGAFTVQMKQETMTVTPGSWAFLPRKHTHGFITSGETPAYLVTVITPAKFLEFFKDVGVEVKDRSAPIAPPIDLQKIITIATQKYGLEFVPPIPIPSP
- a CDS encoding SDR family NAD(P)-dependent oxidoreductase; this encodes MQKQTLQTLEIVEAKKTSKLSGKLALVTGASRGIGKGIAEALAAAGANVVVNYRSREKEAIETCAVIREFGGRTLAIAADVSQASEVNRMLKSIEQEMGPVEILVNNAGGGYRVPLDTIQEQDLDKLIAMNLKSTFLVTQAILPSMRAARWGRIINVSSIAAFTGGAVGPHYAATKAGQLGLTHSYASLLAKEGITVNAIAPALIETDAVIENIKVNPEEVIPVGRFGTLEEVGQVAVLLANNGFITGQTININGGLYMS
- a CDS encoding cupin domain-containing protein, encoding MFNLKKFLIVILIAAFSFVSFNVSLKAAQGTEQSNSSHTEYSPFITVASNTPTPTYSLFDSQFKFLAEGKDTADGYSAYQVTIEKHNGGLPIAFHYRDVTALLVLDGQLGLKVNGDVVNAPPGTFAYIPAKSRYAITNSGTEPAKFLLYSFNEGSSKSPTPLEKLIKTAGVPVDNFSGWSSPVGNRRLIEKIALKNGIDFRAPFYAFNFYGFFNRFNFRAPFYAFNKNKANHNYLVVLPDARDRPVYDSIGGRYTYLATDEETNGKFTFASVVNPAGNAIVPHRHNNEDELYSILSGGDFSILMNDKITTATPGTFALLGRGHQHAWITTGTTETRLICLFTPAFFGNFFKDVGTPVTDLNAPIAPSASPEKIASIAINKYHIEFVNQPNWPPQVN
- a CDS encoding VOC family protein, whose product is MASLTFSQVAFTCKDPIATEIFYAKNFGFKRARVAKLPDGGQIVFIKMSDYPFYFELFKAKEELPIAPPINDGPEYPSVRHLAFKVDNVDAKLAEMGDDAKITLGPFNFDEYIPGWRTVWVADPDGRIIEISQGFVDQDNPPPLEADLRLPAFTI
- a CDS encoding nuclear transport factor 2 family protein produces the protein MVQSPAETTTSRTQETLQLVKTWYAEFAKGNMQGVLDMVTDDIEWEVPGPTQVVPWCGKRQGRDQVAEYFALIDETVKVNFFQLQEIVAQDDKAMTLNHERASNRATNRVYDVPIVHFIVVRDGKIAKFNGFMETNSLVAAFLDRNV
- a CDS encoding nuclear transport factor 2 family protein; the encoded protein is MNTRKVIENYYEYLNSGFAQGDLSKWVGIFAEDFVMDEQLAGRQEGVQPMAILADKMLEGYKKWIMHLRKVLVEGDQAFVLWEVEATTSNGVDINTKGANYYRVKNDKVIYLSNYHDSVPFNTDVAFTSMRT